From Candidatus Hydrogenedentota bacterium:
GATACTATGCCCGGTTGGGAATGAAAGAGATTGGCAGGCACTACCGATTCAGAATGCGGCCCCCGGAGGATGTGAAGAAGTTGCTGGGCGAGACATACATTGGTATCGAATACATCTATTGCGCCTGTCTACCCGAAGAGTGGCCGCTCATCAAGGAAAAGCACGACATTATTACGAAGCACCCACTTGAGCCACACTTGTGCATCGGTTACGAAGTCCGCTTTTAGCCCGGATTTCTTACGAGCACATCTTCACAACCAGTGCGTTTGCGGGACTTGCCGTGAAAAGCCACGTAGTTCTCCGGATGCAGAGTGTGTTCGCGAGAAATCCTCATGGCATAGTCTCAACGTCTAGCACGTGAGCAATTTGCGTCGGCGCTCAATCGCGCCGATGCAAATTGCGGACTACGTCAGGCATTTCCCAAGCTATAGCAGCTTCTCATCCCTGGGCGTCCCGAAGCGCCTTTGTCTTGGCGGGGGTCAATTCTCCCTTCTCCTGAAGGTAAGCGACCACTCCCGGCACGATCCCGTTTTCTTCCAGCGCGGCCATTACTTTCGATTCGGAGATTCCCGCGTTGTCTCGAAGAATCTTGTGTATGAGTTCCCGGTCGCGTTCCACGAGCAAGCCAATCAACTTCGTGCGAAGCTCTCCCGCATGCTCGACGGACCTGGACAGCTTGCGAATTCTTCCTAGCAGACGCTGCTTGGTGTTCTCGTCGAGATCCTTAGGCTTAAGCTCGTCCATGAGTCTGGAACGCGCCTCGGCAGCGCCGCGATAGATGCCACGCACCGTATCGAAGGCCGCATTCAGGTCATTGCACCGAATGAGCAGATCGACAACAAGCGAAATACCGTTGAGATAGGTCTGCGAATTGTCAAAAGCCGGATCAGTGGATATCGCCTGCTGTAGATACTGTAGCGACAACCGCATGGCCTCGTTCTCGTCGGATGGCGCCATCGGCCACATTGACTTCAAAGAGACCATGAGCTTGTAGAATTCCGAATCACCACCCGTTTTCCCTGCAGCATCATCGCCGGATGCTGCGCTCCCTTCTTTAAGGAGACGTTTGAGCCTAAACACCTCGGCGAATTCGGCCTCCAACAACTTCTCCACGTTGGACCTGTGTTGGCGAATTTGGGCACTCTGTTCAGACACGTTGCCCTTATAATCGACTTCATCAATCTGCCGCCCCAACACCACGCTCGTCCTCACCCAGTGTTCACGGGCTGTATGAAGCGCGTTTTCGAAATCGGCCAAGGCTTCAAGAGAGCTTTTGTCAGCCCGGTTCAGTCCTCCGTCTTCTTGCTGAGGCGCCTGCTCTCTATAGAGCCACGCGATTCGGAGGAATAGCCTGGCTAGCTTGAGGTTATCCTGTTCGCTCTGAGGTGTCAGCAGTTGGATAAAAGCCCCAAGGAAATGAATGAGCAACGCAGTCTCGAACGTTATGTTGTCATAGCGAATGTGGTCGCCCAGAAACTCTATAACCTCTTTTTCACGATCGAGCGCGCGTTTATATGCTCGCAGCACCAGAGGCGTGTGCTCGTTATCGCCAGGCCTTGAGAAATCATTGGTGAGATCCGCGTAATAGCAGCGGGGACAGAAAAAGAGATAGTAGTACGGAGGATGAACCGGTGTTGCCTTCTCGGCAATCCACTTGTACTCAAGTACGTGGCCATCCGACTCTCGCTCACCTTCCAGGTACATCCTCAAACGGAAATGGGGGTGTTCATGGTCCTCGGTACAGGCCGGACAAGTAAGCTTCTTATAAATGAACGGAGATGTTCCGGAATCACTCATTGTCACGCTCCCCGGAATGGTTGCGCATTGGAACTTTCAGCATCTCGCTGACTCAAATGCCGTTCCAACTGCGTAAACGACACATTAGTTGACGGCCCGTATACGGCGGACTGAAAACGGCCCGCGTTTTGGCACATCCCTGCGGCAAGAGGCAGCGCGAACGCGCTGGAGTGCTCCTTACAGCCCAACCGGACCTAATCGCAATTGAATGGTAGCGAAACCGTACCGCCTCAGACAAGCTTCTCCATGCGTCCATCCCGTCACGCATATCGTGCCACATGCCTGTCATTACAGCGTCTAGAACCCCTGAAGCGTGTATCCGGCTTCAGTGCTAGAACTGCGACAGAATGCCACACATTATGGTAAACTGCCCTATGTCAATTAAGATAGGATTCGTTACAATGTTCATGCAATTCTTGGGACTTTGGTAGTATGCACACCTGGGAACCGTCTTCAAGAAAGAGACTGACCCTGATCCTCGCATCTTCAATCCTTGTCGCGCTGTGCCTTGCGATTGTCGCCCGTTTGTGCGAAGAGGATCAGCTTCTCCCCAAACTGGCCACGGATCTTATGACCTTAGCGGCCATATTGGTGGTGATATCCCCATCCTTCTATATCACCTATTATGTTCAGGAAGCATTCTTTCTCCGCATACTGACGATTTCGGCGGCTGTCTGCCTTGCAGTTTCCGCGTTCTTGGAGTTCACAGGAACCTTACCGCAATTAAGTTGGAGTCCCCTTTTCGCCGACGCCAGCGACCTGCATCGTGGCCTGCTATGGTTCTTAACGATGCTTGGTTCGGTGCTTCTGATAGCATCGCTCTACTTCACGCTTGTGGAGGCCGCTTCGGCGCGTTCCGAGACGCAAAGGAAACACAATGATCTTCTGAATGAAGTCCAAGAACGCGAGCGGGCGCAAGCAGCCCTTCGTGAACAGGATGACTTGTACCGGCTCGCTATCTCTCAAGCCGGAGCGATTCCCTATCGCGTCAACTGGCAGACAATGACCGGAAAGCTCTTTCACAACGGCGCGGGGACCCTTGCGAATATCGTGGGAGACGGGTACGACTTCAGTCAGTATCTGAAAATGCGCAAGGAAGTAAGGTATCTCGGCCCCCTGGGCGACATGTCGCCTCAAGAAGTGGAAAAGCAAATCGAAAAGGGCCTCCTGCGCACTTGTCAGTGCGAATACATGATGCTTGCGCACGATGGGAGCGAGGTTTGGTTCTTCGATAGTTGGACGGGGATTCCGGACGATCAAGGTCGCGTTGCGGAAGCTATTGGCCTGATCCAGGATGTGACTCATAAGAAGCGCGAAGAACAGGCTCAGATCAGAAAGGAGCGGTATTACCGCGCGCTCATCGAAAATGCGCTGGACATTATCACGGTCCTGAGAAGAGATGCATCTGTCCGCTTTGTGAGCCCTTCGATCGAGAGCGTTCTCGGATACAGTCCCAATGAACTCGTTGGCATGGATATTGTCGATCTGGTCGCTCCCCAGGATCGACTAAGGTTCATGGAGGCCATCGGAAACTTAGACACAACTCCTTCCGGGTTCGACATGGGACTCTTCCAATTCCGGCATAAGGATGGGAGTGTGAGGATACTGCAATCCGTAGGCCGGGATTTCTCGGATTATCCAGGTATTAGCGGCCTAATGTTGAATATACGCGATCTGACGGATCGTGTGAACTTGGAGACTCAATTGCAGCAATCCCAAAAGCTGGAAGCGGTTGGCAGACTTGCCGGGGGAATTGCGCACGATTTCAACAATCTCCTGACCGCCATCATGGGCAATGTCGAATTAGCCCTCATGCGCCTTGACGATACGGACGAAAAAACTCGCGAGCATCTCGACCAGGCGAATCTCGTCTCACAAAGTGCCGCAGACCTTATCAGGCAGCTTCTCACCTTTGCTCGTAAACAGCACCTGGAAATGAAAGCGGTCCATCTTAATCATATTGCTCTTAATCTAGACCGCATGCTTCGCAGACTCATCGATGTTAACATCAGCTTGTCGACTATCCCCGCGGCACTGAATGACCTCGTGCGAGTCGACACCGGGCAGATCGAGCAAGTGCTTGTGAATCTTGTCGTGAATGCACGTGATGCTATGCCCCATGGCGGCAGCATCACCGTGAGCACCCAGGACGTACCCCAAAAAGGACCGAGAAATTGGTGCTCACCCAACGATCTTCACAAAGACTTTGTATCCATTTCCGTGACGGATACCGGCACGGGAATGTCTCCCGAAGTTATTGAACACATCTTTGAGCCCTTCTTCACAACGAAGTCTCAGGGGAAGGGAACCGGCTTGGGACTTGCTACTTCCTACGGGATTGTTAAGCAAGCCGGCGGGTATTTTGAAGTCAGCAGCGAAATCGAACGTGGCACCACATTCAGAGTCTTCCTCCCTGTCTTTTCGGGGCAGGAAGAATTGTTCCCGGATACGGAATCTCGGAATCCGATATTGAACGGCAACGAAACCATTCTTCTCGTTGAGGATACAGAGCAGACGCTATTTATCATTCAGACAATTCTGCGTTCCTACGGATACACCGTGATTGGAAGAACGAATGGAGAAGACGCCATCAAAGTGGCGAACGAATACGGCAGAGCGCTTTCACTGCTTATTATTGATGTGGTTATGCCCAGCATGAATGGAATGGAAGTTGCCAAGCGCGTTCGTGCGCTAACGCCTGAAACCAGAGTGCTCTTCATTTCCGGCTATACGGACAAGGCGCCAATTCCAGTTTCCAATGACAACAAGACGGCTTTCCTTCCGAAGCCGTTTACCCCGTCCACACTGGTTCGACACGTCCGTGCGCTCTTGGACTCGAACAAGACTCTTATCAAAGTGTAGTCCACGGTCCGCTTCACGACAGACGTTCGTTCAGCGCCTCGAATCGCGCATACGGAACCCGTACTTTTCCCATATCAGGCTTCCTTCCTGTCGCTCCGTGGCAGTCCGATCCCCCTCCGACGAGAAGTCCTTTGGCTTCCGCCAAACGCGAATACTCATCCGTCTGTCCTGGCGAGTGTTTGCTGTGATACGCCTCAAGCCCATCGAAAGGAAGTTCCAGCAGCCGGGCAACACGCCGCCGGACTGGCCCTATGCCTGGATGCGCGAGGAATGCAAGCCCGCCGCTGTCGTGAATCAACTCGATGGCTTTTTCGAGCGGCATGCGTGGATTGGCTTCATACGCCTTCCTGCCCTCGCCAATGTACTTCTCGAAAGCGCCCTGAACAGTCTTACAGAGACCCATGGCGTTCAGTTCGCGCGCAATATGGATACGGCCGATGGAGGCCTCCCCCGCGGCTCGCTCCGCAACTCGGTCAAATGTGATTGGGATACCAAGTCCCCTGAGTTTGTCGACGATCCGCATCGCTCGCGCGGTGCGACCCTCCCGCAGGCGGTCCAGACTGGCTACGAGGGCGTCATTATGCACATCTATGCCGAGCCCGAGTGTATGAACTTCAAAACCCTGAAAATGAGCGGTAATTTCGACTCCGCTTAGAAATGCAATGCCTGCCAACCGAGCGGCCTCGCGGGCCTCGAGAACGCCTCCTACCGTGTCATGGTCAGTCAATGCGAGCGCGGAAATTCCCAATTCCGCGGCCCGCTCCACCACTCGTGCGGGGGCATCCGTCCCATCGGAAAAGTTGCTGTGCAGATGCAAATCTACGTAGCGCTCGCCCGCGGCTCTATCTCCCTTAGACGGTCGAGGACTCCATTGATGAATCGCGCCGTCTCCTCTTCTCCGTACACCTTGGTGACTTCAATGGCTTCATTGATGGCTACGTTGGTTGGCACATCCGGTTCGTGCCACATTTCGTACAAGGCCACGCGCAATACATTGCGCTCGACACGCCCCACCCGGTCTGGAGTCCAGCGATTGAGCGCGGCGTCGATCGCCTCGTCCAATGCGATACGGTGCTCCATCACCCCGCGGATTAAACGCTCGGCGTACGCTTTAGCGCCTGGCTTCACGGGATTCCCGACCCAGAAGGTCTCGATCGTCGACTCCCAACCGTATTGCGTGAAATCTAGGCCGAACAAAAACTGCACGGCCCGCTCGCGCGCACGCCGCCGCAACTGTGGATTTATTGCGCTCACAACTGCTCCAACAGGTTGACCATTTCAATTGCCGACACTGCTGCATCAAATCCTTTGTTACCGGCCTTCGTACCGGCGCGCTCGACGGCTTGTTCAATATTGTCTGTCGTCAGTATACCGAACAAAACCGGAACGCCGGTCTCCAGGCTTGCCTGAGCCACACCCTTGGCTGCTTCAGACGCCACGTACTCGAAGTGAGGCGTCCCGCCGCGTATGACCGCGCCCAAGGCCAACACGGCGTCGTACTTCTTCGTCGCCGCCATCTTCTTTGCAACGAGCGGAATCTCCCAGGAACCTGGCGTCCACGCCACCGTGATCTCGTTGTCGGCTACGCCGTGCCGCTTCAGGCCGTCCAGAGCTCCGGCAAGGAGCTTCGATGAGATGAACTCATTGAAGCGCGCCACGACGATGCCATACTTCTTCCCCTTGGATACGAGTTTGCCTTCTATCACATTTGGCATAAACCTTCTCCCTATCCATCCGGTCTTCCGCTTCAGCTAAGACAACAGATGCCCCAGTTTCTCTTTCTTTGTCTTCAAGTAACGCTCATTACGTTCGTTGTGCGGAATGATCAAAGGCACACGCCCCGTCACGATCAGTCCGTGCGCTTCGATGCCCACACGTTTGCTCGGATTGTTCGTAATGAGCCGCATCTTCTTTACTCCAAGATCCGCCAGTATTTGTGCACCGATTCCATACTCGCGGGGATCGGCTTCAAATCCCAGATGCACATTCGCCTCTACCGTATCGAACCCCTTGTCCTGAAGTTCATAAGCCCGAATCTTGTTCACAAGACCGATGCCGCGTCCTTCCTGACGCAAGTACAACAAGATGCCCCGGCCTTCCTCCGCAATCATCTTCAACGCTTCGTCCAATTGCTTGCCGCAATCGCAACGTAGAGAACCAAAGACATCTCCGGTGAGGCATTCCGAGTGAACTCGAACCAGAATGTCATCGTCCGGTCCAATCTCGCCCTTTATCAGAGCCACGTGCTTCTTGCTGTCAATTTCGGTTTCATACGCGGCCAAAATGAAGTCGCCGTGCTCTGTCGGCAGTGTCGTTTGGGCCACGCGATTAACCAGCTTCTCGTGCCTTCTTCGGTATTCAATAATACTCTCAATCGAACAGATCTTGATCCCGTGCTCTTGGGCGAAGTTCTCCAACTGCGGCAGGCGAGCCATGGATCCGTCCGGATTCAGGATTTCACAAAGCACCGCGGACGAATTCAACCCGGCAATACGCGCCAAGTCCGCGGAACCCTCTGTCTGTCCTGCGCGAACCAGTACTCCGCCTTCGCGAGCCTGCAACGTGTGTACGTGCCCGGGCATTACCACGTCTTGGGCCGTCGACTTGGGATCGATTGCGACGCGGATCGTATGGGCGCGATCGAACGCGCTTACCCCCGTCGTGACCCCTTCGGCAGCCTCGATGGGAGCGTGAAATGCCGTGCCAAACTTGCTGAGATTGTTGTGCGTGATTACGGGAATTCGCAGAAAGTCCATGCGCTCCTTGGTCAACACAAGACACACCAATCCGCGGCCGTGCATGGTCATGAAATTGATGATCTCCGGCGTGACTTTCTCCGCGGCAATCACGAGGTCTCCCTCGTTTTCACGGTTTTCATCATCGACGAGGATAATCATCCTGCCGGCTCTTAGTTCCTCAACAATCTCTTCAATCGGGGAAAACATGCTTCGCTCCTGCTCTGCGGCGCAGCGTTTGCGCCCGCCAGAACCTATTTCTCCAAGTAGCCCTGCCGCTGCAACGTCTCCAGCGATAGTCCGCTCCTCGGCACGTTTCGTAGATAGTGATAGATGTGCTTGGCAAACAGGTCAGCTTCCATGTTGACCAGGTCGCCCGGCCTCTTCTTGCCTAACGTAGTACTGTTTAGCGTTGTGGGAATCAGCGCGACACCGAACGTGTCTCCACTCGGATCAACGATTGTCAGACTGATTCCGTCGATCGAAATCGACCCTTTGGGCACAAGATACTTCGCGACTTCTGACGGGGCCTGGAACTTCCAAAAAGAAAAATCTCCCTGGTTCGTGATGGACTTGACGCGGCCCACACCGTCAACGTGACCTTGTACAAAGTGTCCACCCATGCGGTCGCCGAGGGCCATCGCGCGTTCCAGATTCACGGCGTCGCCGGCCTGCAATGCGCGCAAGGACGACTTTTCCAGCGTTTCAGGAGACATCTGCACGACAAACCCGCTTTCGTCAAACGCAACCACGGTCAGGCACACACCATTCACCGCGATACTGTCGCCTTCCTTCATGGAATCGAGCACAGTCTGCGCGAGAATCGTGACGTCGGCGCCCGACCGTCGGGAAACGACACCTACCTCCTCAATGAGTCCCGTAAACATCTCTGCTATTCGTGCCTCACGTATGCTTCAACCAACAGATCCGGGCCCACCGGCTTGGCCGTCATGCGTTCTAACAGGATGGCCCCGTCCATGTCGGCTATTCCCTCACCTTCGACGGCAGTGATCGCATCGCGACCGCCTACAATCTTCGGCGCGATGAAGAACATGACTTTATCCACTATCCCCGCCTCAAACGCCGAAGCGTGAGTCGTTCCGCCGCCCTCGATTAACACGGTCATGATCTCGCGCGCCGCCAATTCGTGCATCAGGAGACGAAGATCGAGTCCGCCATTTCCACTGGGTATTCTCAGAACCTCATCGGCTCCCTTGAAATCTCTCGATTCGGGGACAGCCACCCAGGTCGGGGCCTCGCTATCTTGGCGGAAGACTGTCCGATCTCCATCCAAATACTCGTCGGCGTCGACGATTACGCGAACCGGATCTTTGGCTTTGTCCTGGTCCAATCTCGTCGTCAGACTCGGATCGTCTAGCATCACCGTCCTGCTACCCACGAGTATGGCGTCCACCTCATTCCGCAGTTGGTGAACAAGTCGTCTCGATTCCTCGCTGGTGACCCAACGCGAGTTTCCCGTGCGTGTAGCAATCTTGCCGTCGAGCGTCATGCCGCATTTCGCAATCACGAACGGCATCTTCTGCGTAATGTACTTCGTAAACGCTTCATTGAGCGCGCGCGCTTCTGGCTCAAGCAGCCCCACGTCCACCTGGATTCCAGCGTCGCGTAGGCGGAAGACCCCTTGACCGCTCACGCGGGGATTGGGGTCGGGCATCGCCACCACGACTCGCGCGGGTCGGTGTTCAATCAGGAATTGGGTGCAGGGCGGCGTCCGGCCTTCGTGACAGCACGGCTCAAGCGTCACATACAGCGTTGCCCCCGCGACGTCTCCCCCGGCATCACGTACCGCGTTAACTTCGGCATGCGGCAGGCCGGCCTTTTCGTGAAAACCCTCCCCCACGATCCGTCCGTCGCGCACTACGACACAGCCTACCATCGGATTGGGGCTTGTCCGGCCCCTTCCGCGCGCGGCCAATGCCAGGGCGCGCTGCATGAACTGCGCGTCCCCCGCATTGAAATTTGAGCTGTGCAACTTCTCGGACATAAAAAAACCCGACGGCCTCTACTGCGCCTTCGGGACATACCACACGCTTCGACGGATGGCCGTTTGCGACTCCGCCCTGCCGCTCCGCACTCTCAATGAGTGCAATGCGGCCTATGCGTGTTCACCTTCTCCCATCCGGACTGTACCGTCGGCACCGGAATTTCACCGGTTCCTGCGTGTTTCCACGCTCGCGGGCTATAACCGCCGGTCGGGAATTACACCCTGCCCCGAAGGTGACTCTGTAAACTACGTACTCCCGCGAACGCTTTCTGAGCGTCGCAGGGAAATCACTGAATCAGGTCTACTTTATCATTCACGGCTTTGGGTGTCAATTCATGACCTGTGCGTGCAGGGGCATCTCTTTGGGCGACTATCCCGGATTTCTCGCGAACACACTTGAACCTCTCTCGTAACCAGTGTGTTTGCGAGACTTGCGACGAAGAACAAAGCGGTTCTCCGAAAACAGAGTGTATCCGCGAGAAATCCTCATGGCATACCCTCAATGTCTTGCACGTGAGCGATTTGCGTGGGCGCTCAATCGCGCCGGTGCAAATTGCGGACTATGATTTGCCCATCAGAGGAACAAACGATAAACTTGACACCTTCTGGCACCTTCATATGGTCTTAAGTGCCAAGGCTCTGACAAGTAAACACATAGGGTGAACAACCATGGCATATTTTGTTACCGGTGGAACCGGTTTTATAGGCTCAAACCTCGTTGAGCGACTGCTCAGGAGAAAGGGTGTCATC
This genomic window contains:
- a CDS encoding DUF2225 domain-containing protein; the protein is MSDSGTSPFIYKKLTCPACTEDHEHPHFRLRMYLEGERESDGHVLEYKWIAEKATPVHPPYYYLFFCPRCYYADLTNDFSRPGDNEHTPLVLRAYKRALDREKEVIEFLGDHIRYDNITFETALLIHFLGAFIQLLTPQSEQDNLKLARLFLRIAWLYREQAPQQEDGGLNRADKSSLEALADFENALHTAREHWVRTSVVLGRQIDEVDYKGNVSEQSAQIRQHRSNVEKLLEAEFAEVFRLKRLLKEGSAASGDDAAGKTGGDSEFYKLMVSLKSMWPMAPSDENEAMRLSLQYLQQAISTDPAFDNSQTYLNGISLVVDLLIRCNDLNAAFDTVRGIYRGAAEARSRLMDELKPKDLDENTKQRLLGRIRKLSRSVEHAGELRTKLIGLLVERDRELIHKILRDNAGISESKVMAALEENGIVPGVVAYLQEKGELTPAKTKALRDAQG
- a CDS encoding PAS domain S-box protein, translating into MHTWEPSSRKRLTLILASSILVALCLAIVARLCEEDQLLPKLATDLMTLAAILVVISPSFYITYYVQEAFFLRILTISAAVCLAVSAFLEFTGTLPQLSWSPLFADASDLHRGLLWFLTMLGSVLLIASLYFTLVEAASARSETQRKHNDLLNEVQERERAQAALREQDDLYRLAISQAGAIPYRVNWQTMTGKLFHNGAGTLANIVGDGYDFSQYLKMRKEVRYLGPLGDMSPQEVEKQIEKGLLRTCQCEYMMLAHDGSEVWFFDSWTGIPDDQGRVAEAIGLIQDVTHKKREEQAQIRKERYYRALIENALDIITVLRRDASVRFVSPSIESVLGYSPNELVGMDIVDLVAPQDRLRFMEAIGNLDTTPSGFDMGLFQFRHKDGSVRILQSVGRDFSDYPGISGLMLNIRDLTDRVNLETQLQQSQKLEAVGRLAGGIAHDFNNLLTAIMGNVELALMRLDDTDEKTREHLDQANLVSQSAADLIRQLLTFARKQHLEMKAVHLNHIALNLDRMLRRLIDVNISLSTIPAALNDLVRVDTGQIEQVLVNLVVNARDAMPHGGSITVSTQDVPQKGPRNWCSPNDLHKDFVSISVTDTGTGMSPEVIEHIFEPFFTTKSQGKGTGLGLATSYGIVKQAGGYFEVSSEIERGTTFRVFLPVFSGQEELFPDTESRNPILNGNETILLVEDTEQTLFIIQTILRSYGYTVIGRTNGEDAIKVANEYGRALSLLIIDVVMPSMNGMEVAKRVRALTPETRVLFISGYTDKAPIPVSNDNKTAFLPKPFTPSTLVRHVRALLDSNKTLIKV
- a CDS encoding PHP domain-containing protein, which gives rise to MHLHSNFSDGTDAPARVVERAAELGISALALTDHDTVGGVLEAREAARLAGIAFLSGVEITAHFQGFEVHTLGLGIDVHNDALVASLDRLREGRTARAMRIVDKLRGLGIPITFDRVAERAAGEASIGRIHIARELNAMGLCKTVQGAFEKYIGEGRKAYEANPRMPLEKAIELIHDSGGLAFLAHPGIGPVRRRVARLLELPFDGLEAYHSKHSPGQTDEYSRLAEAKGLLVGGGSDCHGATGRKPDMGKVRVPYARFEALNERLS
- the nusB gene encoding transcription antitermination factor NusB, yielding MSAINPQLRRRARERAVQFLFGLDFTQYGWESTIETFWVGNPVKPGAKAYAERLIRGVMEHRIALDEAIDAALNRWTPDRVGRVERNVLRVALYEMWHEPDVPTNVAINEAIEVTKVYGEEETARFINGVLDRLREIEPRASAT
- the ribE gene encoding 6,7-dimethyl-8-ribityllumazine synthase gives rise to the protein MPNVIEGKLVSKGKKYGIVVARFNEFISSKLLAGALDGLKRHGVADNEITVAWTPGSWEIPLVAKKMAATKKYDAVLALGAVIRGGTPHFEYVASEAAKGVAQASLETGVPVLFGILTTDNIEQAVERAGTKAGNKGFDAAVSAIEMVNLLEQL
- a CDS encoding bifunctional 3,4-dihydroxy-2-butanone-4-phosphate synthase/GTP cyclohydrolase II codes for the protein MFSPIEEIVEELRAGRMIILVDDENRENEGDLVIAAEKVTPEIINFMTMHGRGLVCLVLTKERMDFLRIPVITHNNLSKFGTAFHAPIEAAEGVTTGVSAFDRAHTIRVAIDPKSTAQDVVMPGHVHTLQAREGGVLVRAGQTEGSADLARIAGLNSSAVLCEILNPDGSMARLPQLENFAQEHGIKICSIESIIEYRRRHEKLVNRVAQTTLPTEHGDFILAAYETEIDSKKHVALIKGEIGPDDDILVRVHSECLTGDVFGSLRCDCGKQLDEALKMIAEEGRGILLYLRQEGRGIGLVNKIRAYELQDKGFDTVEANVHLGFEADPREYGIGAQILADLGVKKMRLITNNPSKRVGIEAHGLIVTGRVPLIIPHNERNERYLKTKKEKLGHLLS
- a CDS encoding riboflavin synthase, with the translated sequence MFTGLIEEVGVVSRRSGADVTILAQTVLDSMKEGDSIAVNGVCLTVVAFDESGFVVQMSPETLEKSSLRALQAGDAVNLERAMALGDRMGGHFVQGHVDGVGRVKSITNQGDFSFWKFQAPSEVAKYLVPKGSISIDGISLTIVDPSGDTFGVALIPTTLNSTTLGKKRPGDLVNMEADLFAKHIYHYLRNVPRSGLSLETLQRQGYLEK
- the ribD gene encoding bifunctional diaminohydroxyphosphoribosylaminopyrimidine deaminase/5-amino-6-(5-phosphoribosylamino)uracil reductase RibD is translated as MQRALALAARGRGRTSPNPMVGCVVVRDGRIVGEGFHEKAGLPHAEVNAVRDAGGDVAGATLYVTLEPCCHEGRTPPCTQFLIEHRPARVVVAMPDPNPRVSGQGVFRLRDAGIQVDVGLLEPEARALNEAFTKYITQKMPFVIAKCGMTLDGKIATRTGNSRWVTSEESRRLVHQLRNEVDAILVGSRTVMLDDPSLTTRLDQDKAKDPVRVIVDADEYLDGDRTVFRQDSEAPTWVAVPESRDFKGADEVLRIPSGNGGLDLRLLMHELAAREIMTVLIEGGGTTHASAFEAGIVDKVMFFIAPKIVGGRDAITAVEGEGIADMDGAILLERMTAKPVGPDLLVEAYVRHE